Genomic DNA from Pseudomonas helmanticensis:
TACCCGTGCTGCCGATCAAGTGATCGTTACCGTCGAGGCCGAACAGCCAATCGCCACCGGCATGCGCCTTGAGCGTATCGGCACCGCTGCCACCCTTCACGCTCGACTCGTACGCCGTGACATTGTTGCCGACCTTCAAGCCGCTGGCGGTGACGCTGTGAATCACGTCGTCCTTGAACAGACCCCAGAGGAACCCCGGCTCCTTGGTGACGATGCTGCCGATGTCGCGGGTGATGCTGATCCCGCCGCTGGCGTCGCGGATGTACAGATTGCCGGCGCCGTCGTTGGCGAAGTCGAACTTGCTCACCGCCTGCTGCAAGTCGAGGGTATTGCTGCCCTGCCCGCCAAGGATGATGTTGTAGCCGCCGCTGTCACGGAAGGTGTCGTTGCCGGCGCGGCCTTCCAGATAGTCGTTGCCGCTGCCGCCCTGGATCAGATCGTTGCCGTCGCTGCCGATGATGAACGTGCTGCCCTTGTGGGTTTCGGCGTTGCGGTTGAGATCCTGCACCCAGGTATTGGCGCGCGCCGGATCGGACAGGTTGGCGACGATGATCGTCGAGTCGCGGCTGGTCAGGTCGTAGAACTTCGAGTCGAGCACGCGGGTCATTCCGTCGCCATAACCGGTGGGCAGGTGTGAAATCCACGTCGGAATGTTGAGGATCGAGTACGGCAGCAGATTCCACGCGGTCGAGGCGTAGTGATCGTTGAAGCTGACGATGTTGTCAGTGGTCGAGGCATGCGGCGCGTCGTGCACGCCGACCGAGGCGCCGGTGAAGGTCGAGCCGTCGAGGGCACGAAACACCGGATCGTTTTCATAGCCGACGTTGAGCACTTTGTCGGTGCTGCTCTGGGTTGGCGACGCGTAGGCGATGTAGTTGGCGTCGGTGAAGAACCCACCCCACTTGCCGCCGCTCAGGTCGGCCATGCTGTTGACGGCCAAGCCGCCGAGGCTGTGGCCGCTGACCAGGATGTCCTTGCCGGTGAGGCCGTTGGCCTTGGCGAAGGCCATCACGTCATTGAGCAGATTGCCGAACGCCTCGCCGACGTAGTTTTTCGCGTAGTCCTTGGGACCGAAGGCCGCGAGCAGATCGTTGATCACGTCGCCGATCGAGTCGCCAATGAGGATTTCTCGTGGGCCGCTGGTGCCGCGAAAGGCAATTCCGAGTTCGGTGAGATGGCCTTGGGCGTCGTACTTGCCGAGGATTTCCACCTGAGCGCTGGTGTAGCCGGCCTTCTCGCCGAAAAAGGTTCCGCGCGCATCGGTCTTGCCGTCATAGCCCAGTTGCGAGGCAGTGATCGGCGTCCAGCCGGCCGCTTTTACCGCATCGAGAGCGAGTTTTTCCGAATCGGGATTCCATGGAATGCCGGGAATCACGCCTTGCGAATCGGTGCCGCCAATCAGCGCGGTGACCAGTGTGGCTGGCAGGCCGATGCCGAAACCGTTGTGCTGATAACCGGCGGCAAAGCCGTTATCGAGGTTGTGATAGGAATACAGCGTGATCGCCATGGCATCGCTGAACAGCGCCTTGGAATCCGCCGTACCGAAGTTCTTGTAGTCATACACACCCATTGCTATTGCCTCTCTCTTTGTTGGAATTGTTCAGAGATAGCTCACAGCCAGGGCGCCCCTCACAGAGCGCTCCGGAGCATTTCAAACACCACATGCAAATCCCCTGTAGGAGCTGTCGAGTGCAACGAGGCTGCGATCTGTTGATCTTTAAAAACACAATCAAAAGATCGCAGCCTGCGGCAGCTCCTACAGGGGCTGTTGGGGTCAGGCGAAAACGAACGATGAGTCAAATCCCCTGTAGGAGCTGTCGAGTGCAACGAGGCTGCGATCTGTTGATCTTTAAAACACATCAAAAGATCGCAGCCTGCGGCAGCTCCTACAGGGGCTGTTGGGGTCAGGCGAAAACAAACGACGAATCAAATCCCCTGTAGGAGCTGTCGAGTGCAACGAGGCTGCGATCTGTTGATCTTTAAAAACACAATCAAAAGATCGCAGCCTGCGGCAGCTCCTACAGGGCTGTTGTGGTTAGGCGAAAACGAACGATGAATCCGACAGGTTAGCCACTCCCACCCCGATCAGGGTCACGGCATAGTCGCCAATCTTCAGCACGGTATCGCCGCCGGTCTGCGCCACATGCTGCTTGTAGTCGTAGCCCTGCCCCGCGCCTTCGACGCCCATGAACACCAGCTTGTCGCTGCCCTGATAGCCATTGATCGCATCGAAGCCAAACGCGCCGCTGAACAGGAACGTGTTGTTGCCACCAATCGCCGTCATCACGTCGTTACCGGCGCCGCCAACGAAGGTCACGTGGCCCTTGTCGCTGATCAGCTTGTCATCGCCACCGAGACCGAACAGCCAGTCGCCATCAGCCGTCGCATGCAACGCGTTGCCGTAGCCATCACCGCTCAGCGAATGGTTGTACTGCGTCAGCTCGTTGCCATTGGTCAGCCCTTTGGCCGTCACACCCCAGGTGATTTCCTTGCTGCCCCACCACGAACCCGACTCCTTGCTCACCAGCGCACCGATGTCGCGGGTCATGCTGATGCCGCCGTAGGCGTCGCGCACATACAGCGTGCCGTCGCCGTCATTGGCGAAGCTAAAGTTCTGCAATGGCTTCTGCAGCTCGAAGGTGTTGTGGCCCTGGCCACCGAGGAGGATGTTGAAACCGCCGTCATCGCGGAAACGGTCATCGCCCGCGCGACCTTCAAGGAAGTCGTTGCCCGCGCCACCCTTGAGCCAATCGTTGCTGTCGGTGCCGATGATGAAGGTGCTGCCGGTGTGCGGCTCGCCACTGCGGCCGAGATCCTCGACCCAGGTCTTGCCACGGGACGACGCTTCCAGGTTGGAGACGATGATCGTCGAGTCCTTGCCGGTGAGGTTGTAGAACTTCGAATCGATCACCCGATTCAGGCCATCGGCATAGCCCAGCGAGCCGTGCGCCGACCAGCTCAGCGGATTGACGATGCTGAACGGCACGAGGTTCTGTGCGGTGGACGCGTAATTGTCGTTGAAGTTGACGATGTTGTCGGTAGTCGAATCATGCGGCTTGTCGTGCTTGCCCATCGACGCGGTGCTGAACGTGGTGCCATCGAGCACGCGAAACACCGGGTCGTTCTCGTAACCGATGTTCAGCACGTTGTTGCCGGTGCTGCTCTGGGTTGGCGAAGCGAACGCGATGTAGTTGGCGTCCTTGAAGAAACCACCCCAGTTGCTGCCACTCAGTTCGGCCACGCTGTTGACCCCGAGCCCGCCGAGGCTGTGGCCGCTGATCAACACGTCCTTGGCGGCGATGCCGTTGGCGATGGCAAACGCGGCGACTGCCTTGAGCAGATTGTCGAAGGCGTTTTTCGCGTAGTCACTGGCGTAATCCGACGGCCCGATCGCCGCCAGCAAGTTGTTTTTCATGTCGCCAAAGGTATCGCTGTAACTCAGCCCACCGGTGCCACGAAAGGCCACGCCAATGCCGATCAACTTGCCGGCAGCGTCGTATTTGCCCAGCACCTCGGCTTCGGCGCTGGTGAAGCCGTCCTTCTCACCGAAGAACGTGCCCTGCGGCCCGACCTTGCCTTGGTAAGCCAGCGCGGTCGCAGCCACCGGTGCCCAGCCCGTGGCCGGCAAAGGCTGGCCGGTTGGCGTGTAGGCATACAGCGTCAGTGCGATGGCGTCGCTGTACAACGCTTTGCCATCGGCATTTTTGTAATCTAACAATCCCATGTTGTGCTCTCTCTTCCTTTTAAAAAACGGCAGTTCCGTGGGGAACTGCCGGCGCTGCCTAGAACTGCCAGTCGAGCGTCAGGCCCACACCGTGGTCCTTCTCGTTCGAGCCGATCAGCCCGTTGTAATCAAGGTTGACCCGCACATCGCGGTTGAGCGCCAGACCTGCGCGCACGCCGACCACGGCGGCGTCGCGATCCATCGACACGCTCTGCACGGTGAACGCGCTGTTGCCATTGGCAAACGCCAGATGACTGTCAGCGTCGACATCGCTCAGGTTGTGCTGCCAGCCCAGGCTCGCACCCAGCTCCAGTTGATGCTGGTCCGACAGGGCAAAACTGCGCTTGGCGCGTACGCCGAGTGTCGACAACAGCACATCGCGGTTGTCTTCGCCACCTTTCAGCGCGGCGGCATCACCTTTTTCGGTGAAGCTCTCGGTGTTCAGGTGCACGTAGGACAGGTTGGCGAACGGCTCAAGGTTCATCGGTTGCAAGCCCAGATCGTAAGCGGCTTCGGTGAACAATTGCGCGGTGGTGGCGTCGCGTTTGGTCTTCTGCTTGCCGCTGACGTCGGCGAATTGCAGATCACGTTTCGCGTCGATGCGGTGCCAGCTATAAGCGCCGCCAACGGTCAGGCGCAGGGCATCGATCTGATGTCCCAGATACGCACCCAAGTGGTAGCTATCAACCGAGGCCGACGAATGCGTGCCGCTGCCCATGCTCAACGAACTGTCGCTATAACCAGTAACGAAACCCAGCCGGGTATCTTCAGCAATCAAGCCATCGACACCGGCCAGCAAACCACCGATGGAGCTGGTCGAATCGGCGTATTTATTGCCGCCATCGCTGGTGCCCCACGAACCCAATACCTTGACCCAGGCATTGCTGCGATCGTCAGTCGGTGCATCGGCGTTGAACAGATCACGCTCGCGCAGACGTTCGCCGACTGCCTCACGCAGGTAACGACTGTCGTTGATCAACAGCGTGCCGATCGCCGGATGAATCTCACCGGACAACTGCTGGAAGGCTTGTTGCGCCGTGGCCGCATTGGGCGACAGCAGCAGGGTTTCGAACAACGCATTGCCCGCGCCGAGACGCTCGGCAGCCGCACCGACCGCACGCTGGTTAGGCGTCAGACCGACACTGGCGAACGATGCACCGTTGCGCCCGACCTCCAATTGCACACCACTGGCCGAGTACGCCAGGGTGCCGCCAAGGAACGCGTAATTGGGCAGCACCTGACCGAATTGGCCGTCGATACCGCCTGCCGCTTGCAGGATATTGAACTGCGTACCGAGCAGGCTTTTCACTTCGGTGGTGGTCAGCAGCGTCGGGCTGTTTTCCAGCGACAGACTGACCGTGGCACCGTCAATCACCGCTTTGCCACCGGCGACAATCTTGTCGCTGGCGGTTGGCGAGACTTCTACCGCGTAGGTCGAACCCGGTTCGAAGGTCACATCCCCGGCAACATTCAACGTGCCAATGGAATTGCCCGGCGCAACCGTACCGCCGCTTTTTACCGACAACGCGCCGATGCGGCCATTACCGCCGAGGATGCCGCTGTCATTGACCGTGACCGCCGAGGTCAGCGAACCGTTGATTGCCAGGCGACCCTGATTGACCAGCGTCGGGCCGTTGTAGCTGTTGTTGCCGGTCATCACCAGCGTGCCGATGCCTTGCTTGGTCAAACCGCCATGGCCGGAGATGTCGTTGCGCCAGGTGTCGAGGCCGCAGGTGATGTCATTGCACACGCGCTCGGTCGGTTTGCCTTGATCGATGATCGCGCCAATGCCGGGCAAATCAGCAACAAACTGGCCGGAACCGTAGGCGCCCTGAATGCGGAATTCCTCGGGAATGTCCTTCTCGGTGACAAACATCGCCGGGCCATCGATGCCCTTGCGCAGGTTGATCATGCCCCAGCCGTACAAGGCGTCGATGCCCGGTGCGCCGAGGTCGGTGGCGGTGGTACGCAACACCGTGGCGACCTGATCGCCGGTCATGTATGGGAAGCGTTCCATCAACACCGCCATGGAGCCAGCGACGTGTGGCGCGGCCATCGAGGTGCCGTTGTAATTTTTGTAGCCGGTGGTCAGGTTATCGGCGTTGGTGCCTTCGATGATCGAGCTGAAGATTTTCGTTCCCGGCGCCGAGACGCAGAAGCTCGCGGTGTAACCGCATCGCGAGGAGAACGTGCTCATGATGTACGGGTTGGCGCTGGCCAGATCCGGGTTCTTCTGCAACGCGGCGACGGTGATCCAGTTCGGCGCGATCTCAGGCACAAAGTAGCCGAGGCCGGCGATGGCATCCGGGTTATTGAGGTTGTAGTCGTTGCCGGCGGCGAAGATTGTCACGATACCGCTGCGAGCGGCGGCGATAGCGCCGTCATAAGCGCCGCCGGGTTTGGTCCCGAGCAAGGTGCGGATTTCGTTGAACTGCAATTGGGCGTCGTTGACAGTGAAATGCGGGTAAGCCGGATCGCGGCCGCCGAGGTCGAAGCGGTCAGTGATGCCGATGCCCCAGCTGTTGTTGATGATCCGTGCGCCACTGGCAATCAGCGCATCCCAACCGGCCTTGTACACCGCGCCATCGTTACCGCGCACGATGCCGTCCTCCGGGCCCGGATCACCGTTGTCGGCGCTGATGATCTGCGCACCGAACGCGACGCCATGCATCGGCCCACCATCGCGACTGCCGGCGGCGATGCCACCGACGTGAGTACCGTGGGCGCCGAGCTTGCCGTCGGAGCCGACCGAGGGCGAGCCGTCATAACGGAAGGCGTCGCCGGCCTTCACCGGAATGTACGGGTCGGTGTATTCGCGGATACCGCTGGTGACCAGGGTGATGACTTTATTGCTGCCGGAAAACTCCGGGTGCGCGGCATACACCGGCTGATCGAAGATGCCCAGTTTCACGCCCTTGCCGGTGTAGCCCGCCGCGTAGGCGTGATCGGCACCGATGGCGCCCAGGCCCCAATCGGCCTGAAACTCGTTGCTGCGCCAACTTGAAGGATCACCGTTGCGCCCGTTTTCCACATAGCCAGCGGCATGTGCCGTGCCGATAGCGCACAGTACGGCGAACGTCAGGGTTTTGAGGGCAAAACGGCCACCCGTTTGCGCGGGGGTATTGTTGTTATTCATCCAGCGACCTTCCTTAGTGATGTTGCGAAAAATCCGTGTATCCAATTCATCCCCACATAACCTGTAGGAGCTGCCGCAGGCTGCGATCTTTTGCCTTTGATCCATCAAGGGCCAGATCAAAAGATCGCAGCCTGCGGCAGCTCCTACAGGGGGGGGGTAAGGGGTTAGAACTGCCAGTTCAGGCTCAAGCCGACGCCATGCAGCTTCTCGCGATTGGCCAGTTGTCCGTTGTAATCGAGGTTCACCCGTACGTCCTTGCTCAGGGCCAGGCTGGCTTGTACGCCAACCAGCGCGGCGTCGCGCACCAGTGCCGAACTCTCGACGCGGTACGGCGTACCGCCGCTGGCGAAGCGCAGGTGTTGTTCGGCATCGATATCGCTCAAGCTGTGCTGCCAGCCGAGGTGGCCGCTGACGTCGAGTGACTGCCGGTTCGACAAATTGAAAGTCTTGACCGCACGCACGCCGAGGGTGCTCAACACCGCGTCGCGTTGATCGCCAGAACTTTTCAATGCGGCAGCGTCGCCCTTCTCGGTAAACCCTTCTGTGTCGACATGCACATAGGCCAGATTGGCGAACGGCTCCAGCGCCAACGGTTGCAGCTGCAGTCGATAAGCCGCCTCACCGAACACTTGCGTGGTCGCGGCATCGACCTTGGCTTTCTGCTTGGCGCTGACCTCGCCGTATTGCAGATCGCGTTTCACATCCGCGCGATGCCAGCTGTAGGCCGCGCCGGTACTCAAGCGCCAGGCACCACTTTCGTGACCGGCGTAGGCACCGAGGTGGTAGCTGTCGACCTTGGCCGAAGAGTGCGTGCCCGACCCCATGCTCAACGAGCTGTCGCTGTAACCCGTGACCAGACCGATGCGTGTCTGCTCATCGAGCGCGCCGTCGACACCGGCCAGCAAGCCACCGAGCGAAGTGCTGTAACCCGCCGTGTCATGACCCGAATCGGTAGTGCCCCACGCGCCGAGGGCTTTGATCCAGCCGTTGTTTTGCGCAGCGTTGGCATCGTGCAGACGCTCGCCGACCGCATCACGCAACTGACGACTGTCGTTGATCAGCATCGTCCCCATGGCCGGGTAGATCTCACCGCTCAGTTGCTGGAACGCTTGTCGTGCCGATGTGGCTGAGGGCGACAACAACAGGCTTTCATAGACCGAATTGCCGGCACCGAGGCTTTCGACGGCCGCGCCTGCCGAGCGTTGATTCGGCGTCAGGCCAACGCTGGCGAATGACCTCGTGTTGCGCTTGATATTCAGTTGAATACCGTTGGCGGCGTAGTCGAGGCTGCCGCCGATAAACAGGTAATTCGGCAGCACGGCGCCGAACCGGCCCTGAATCCCGCCGGCCGCTTGCAAGATGTCGTATTGGTGACCGAGCAGGCTTTGCACTTCGACGGTGCTCAGCAGCGTCGGGCTGTTTTCCAGCGACAGGCTTACGGTGGCGCCACTGATGGTCGCTGTGCCGCCGGCGACAATACGGTCGCTGCTGGTCGGCGACAGTTCCACCGCGTAGGTCGAACCCGGCGCGAAGGTCACGTCGCCGGCCACATTCAAAGTGCCGATGGAATTACCCGGCGCCACGCGCGCGCCGCTGTTGGCGAGCAATGCGCCAATCCGCCCGGAGCCGCCGAGGGTGCCGCTGTCGTTGACGGTCACTGCCGAGGCCAGCGAACCATTGACCGTCAGCAGACCGCCATTGACCGTGGTCGGGCCGCGATAGCTGTTCTCCCCTGTCAGCAACAATTGGCCGTCACCGGACTTGATCAGGCTGCCTTGATAAACCCGCGTGGCGGCCGCGGCATCACGAGCCATGCCGACCGCATAGTCGGTCTGATCCTGCTGGCTGGCGCTGGCCGGAATACCGTTTTGCCAACCGTTGGCCAGCAGGGTTTGCTGCCAGGCGCTGTGCTCGGCGAGGTCTTCGCGCTGGCGCTGGATCAGCGCCTTGTCGGAGATGTCATTGCTCCAGACATCGCTCTGCCCGGCCGGCAGATTGGCGTCGAACGCGCCGAGCAGTTGCCCCGGCCCGCGCATCGCCCGATTGAGGTTGGCCACGCCCCAACCGACCTGCCCGTTCGGCGCATCGGTCACCGAGCCATCCAGTTGCGTGGCGGTGGTCAGCAGGGTTTCCAGCGCTTGCTGGTTGTTCATGTACGGGTAGCGTTCCATCACCAGCGCCAAGGCGCCGGTCGCGTGCGGTGCCGACATCGAGGTGCCGGACTTGACCGAGTAACCGCCGCCGGGGATGGTGCTGTCGATCTTCGCTCCCGGCGTGGTGATGCACCAATACTTGGCGATGCCACACTGGTTGTACTTCTGCTGATTGCTTTGATCGAGCCCGGACACCGCGAGCCAATGCCCTTCGAGATCCGGCTGAAAATACGGCAGCGCCGAGCGCACGCTAGCGTTCGGGTACCCACTGTTGCCGGCGCTGAACACATTGATCACGCCGCGCTGCGAGGACACCTCGGCTGCGGCATCGAGCCAGGTGCCCTGGTTCCAGTGCTGGGCGTAGGCAGCATGCAGATCGGCGAGAGTTCGATAGCTGACGTCCGGCGGCTGGCTGCCCCAGCTGTTGTTGATCGCACGTACACCGGCATCGGCCAAGGCGTTGTAGACCGCTTTGAAATAGCGCGGATCGGGCTTGGGACCGAACAGGAAGCTGTCGTTCTTGTTGGTGTTGCCGACGTAGATTTGCGCGTTGTAGGCGACGCCGTGCATACCGCTGCCATCACGCGATGCACCCATGGTGCCGACCACGTGAGTGCCGTGTGAATCGTTGTTGGGGTTGAGCGTGCCGTCGACGTTGAACAGCGAACCATCGACGTAAGTGCCCTTGGCCAATACCGGGTGATAGCGGTCGGCCGCGAACTCGGGATGGGCGGCATCGAATCCGGAGTCGAGGGCGCCGATTTTCACGCCTTTACCGGTGATGCCCGCCGCGTAAGCCTGATCGGCCTGCATACGACCGAGGCCCCAGTCACGGAGGAATTCGGCGCTGCGCCAACTGCCCGGATCGCCGGGTTTGCCGGTTTCCAGGTATTGCGCCTGGACCTGGGTTGTCGAAATCACAAGCAGCAGGGTACCGACCGAGATCGGCTTGATGCGTACGTCCATGTTCACCACTCACTTTCTTATTGTTGTGCAGTTCTGACTCATGCCGCGAACATCAAAAGATCGCAGCCTGCGGCAGCGCCTGCAGGGATGTGTTGTGCTACTCAAACCTCATCGTTGAAACCGTCATGCAGGAGTTGCCGAAGGCTGCGATCTGTTGATCCTGTTTTGAACAATCAAAGTCAAAAGATCGCAGCCTGCGGCAGCTCCTACCAAACCTCATGGTCAAACCGTCATGTAGGAGCTGCCGAAGGCTGCGATCCGTTGATCTTGCTTTGCATAGATCACAGCCATCAGGAGGTCGCTGTCATTGGGTTTTCGGCACCTGGCCAAACGCTTCGTCCACTCGGGCAAGGTCCTGTTCGCTCAAGGTTCCGGCGTAGTAATGCAATTTCGTCCAGGCCATCAAATAGTCGTACCGCGCCTGCGCCAGATCGCGGCGGGTAGTGAACAGCTGTTGCTCGGCGTTCAGCGCATCGAGGTTGGTCCGCTCGCCGCCAAGAATGCTCTGCTTGGTCGACACCACCAGCGCTTCGGCCGAGGTCAGCGCTTTCTGGTAAGCGCGCAGTTTATTGACCCCCGACAGGCAGGCACTGAACTGCCGACGCAGTTCGATCAAGGTCTCGCGAGTCTTGCCGTCGAGTTCGTACTCGGCCTGCTCCATGGTGCGGCTGGCCTGACGCGTCGAGGCCGAAACCCCACCACCGGCATACAGCGGCACGTTGATTTCAATGCCGATGGTGTTGGTGTCATAACGCTGGTTATAGGTGTTGCCGCTTTCCGACTCGTTCTGCCGCGCCGACGCGTAAGCATTGACCTTCGGCAGGTGCCCGGCTCGATTGCGCTCAACCTCGTAACGCGCCACTTCCACAGCCTGACGCTGCGACGCGAGGTTGGGGTTGTTGCTGATCGCCAGTTCGTGCCAGGTGTCGTAATTGGCCGGTTGCAGGGTGAACGTCTGGAAATCCTGATCCAGCGGCGCCAGATCCGTGATGTCCACCGCCGGCAGACCGACCAGCGCGCCCAGTTCACGTAATGCGGCGTCTTGCTCGTTGCGCGCCTCGATCTCCTCGGCGGTCGCCAGTTCATAGCGCGACTCGGCTTCGAGAATGTCGGTGCGGGTGCCCTCGCCCTGCTTGAACATGTGTTCGTTCTGCTGGAACTGCTGCTCGTAGGCCTTCTTCTTCGCCTGAGCGATGTCGATCTGATCCTGCGCAAACAAGGCCTTGGTGTAGTTGTCCAGCACGCGGACCAACAACTCCTGGCTCTTGCCACGGAAGTTCGCGTCGGCAAACAGCGACTGCGCCACACCCTTGCGATACGCCGCGTAGGCTTCGTAGTCGAGCAGCGGTTGCTGCACGGTCAGGGTCGAGCCGTAACTGCTGTAGTTACGTTCATCGGTACGATTGCGTGCACGCTCATCAAGGGACGTGGCTTTCGACGTGTTACGGCCCTTGTTGTAGTTGTAACCGATTTTCGGCAACAGCCCGGCGCGGCCAATCGCGCGGTTTTCCAGGCCGGCGTCACGCTCCTTGATCGCCCCGAGGAACACCGGGTCATTGCGCAACGCTTGTTCGTAGATATCGAACGGCCCCATGGCCGCCAGTGCACTGTTGCCCGCCAGCAGCGCAAGCGCCGCCGTAAGCATGGAAAGCTTATTCATACAGCCGAACATCCTTATTCCTCGGTCAACGCGGAGCCGGCCCGGTCGAGCAGCGGTTTGAACAGATAGTTGAGGAGTGAACGTTCACCGGTGCGCACGAACATTTCTGCCGGCATGCCGGGCTTGATCACCAGACCGTTGAGCTTCTCCATGGCCTGATCGCTGACGCTGCTGCGCAACACGTAGTACGGCACGCCGGTTTTCTCATCGACCATCTGGTCGGCGGAAATCAGGCTGACTTCGCCCGGTACACGCGGGGTTTTGCTTTGGTTGAACGCGGTAAACAGGATATCGACCGGCAAATGCGTGCCGACCTTGTCGATCAGGTTGATCGGCAGGTGCCCTTCCACTTCCAGCCTCGTACCTTGCGGAACGATCTCCAGCAGAGTCTCGCCCTGCCGCACCACCGCGCCCTCGGTGTGCACGCCAAGATTGACCGCGACGCCATCAGCGGTGGCGATGATTTCGCTGTGTTGCAGGTCGAAACCGGCCGAGGTCAGTTGCTCGGACAGGGTGACGCTTTTCAGTTGCGCGTCGGCCAGTTGCGTGCGGACTTCCTTCTGATACTCCTCGCCGTGCTGTTGCAGCTTCAGGCGCGATTCGAGGATGCCCTGCTCGACGCGGCCGCTTTCACCGGTGTTTTCCGCCAGTTGCTGCTGCACTTGCGACAGTTGGCGTTGGTATTCCATCAAGCGGTTACGCGGGATGTAGCCGTTGTCGGCCAGCGGTTGCAGGTTGCGCAATTGCTGCTGCAGGGAATCGGCCTGGGCATTCAGATCGGTACGTGCGCGGCGCATCCCCGACAGTTGCGCGGTGGCGCCTTCGATGCTCGCGCGCAATGCCGATTGCTCCCGATAGAACGCTTCGCGACGGCTGCTGAACAGCTGCCGCTGGCCTTCCAGAACCAGTGCCAGGCGCGGATCCGGGTCGGTGCTCAACTGCGCCGGAAACGTCACTTGCTTGAGGTTGTCGCGCTCAGCCTGCCAACGCGCGAGGCTGGCCCAGGCCATGCGGTACTGCGCTTGCAGCGACTGCACGTCGGCGGCGACTTGCGTCTGATCGAGGCGAAACAGAGGCTGGCCCTGTTTGACGATCTCGCCTTCGCGCACGAGGATCC
This window encodes:
- a CDS encoding autotransporter serine protease — encoded protein: MDVRIKPISVGTLLLVISTTQVQAQYLETGKPGDPGSWRSAEFLRDWGLGRMQADQAYAAGITGKGVKIGALDSGFDAAHPEFAADRYHPVLAKGTYVDGSLFNVDGTLNPNNDSHGTHVVGTMGASRDGSGMHGVAYNAQIYVGNTNKNDSFLFGPKPDPRYFKAVYNALADAGVRAINNSWGSQPPDVSYRTLADLHAAYAQHWNQGTWLDAAAEVSSQRGVINVFSAGNSGYPNASVRSALPYFQPDLEGHWLAVSGLDQSNQQKYNQCGIAKYWCITTPGAKIDSTIPGGGYSVKSGTSMSAPHATGALALVMERYPYMNNQQALETLLTTATQLDGSVTDAPNGQVGWGVANLNRAMRGPGQLLGAFDANLPAGQSDVWSNDISDKALIQRQREDLAEHSAWQQTLLANGWQNGIPASASQQDQTDYAVGMARDAAAATRVYQGSLIKSGDGQLLLTGENSYRGPTTVNGGLLTVNGSLASAVTVNDSGTLGGSGRIGALLANSGARVAPGNSIGTLNVAGDVTFAPGSTYAVELSPTSSDRIVAGGTATISGATVSLSLENSPTLLSTVEVQSLLGHQYDILQAAGGIQGRFGAVLPNYLFIGGSLDYAANGIQLNIKRNTRSFASVGLTPNQRSAGAAVESLGAGNSVYESLLLSPSATSARQAFQQLSGEIYPAMGTMLINDSRQLRDAVGERLHDANAAQNNGWIKALGAWGTTDSGHDTAGYSTSLGGLLAGVDGALDEQTRIGLVTGYSDSSLSMGSGTHSSAKVDSYHLGAYAGHESGAWRLSTGAAYSWHRADVKRDLQYGEVSAKQKAKVDAATTQVFGEAAYRLQLQPLALEPFANLAYVHVDTEGFTEKGDAAALKSSGDQRDAVLSTLGVRAVKTFNLSNRQSLDVSGHLGWQHSLSDIDAEQHLRFASGGTPYRVESSALVRDAALVGVQASLALSKDVRVNLDYNGQLANREKLHGVGLSLNWQF
- a CDS encoding TolC family outer membrane protein, which encodes MFGCMNKLSMLTAALALLAGNSALAAMGPFDIYEQALRNDPVFLGAIKERDAGLENRAIGRAGLLPKIGYNYNKGRNTSKATSLDERARNRTDERNYSSYGSTLTVQQPLLDYEAYAAYRKGVAQSLFADANFRGKSQELLVRVLDNYTKALFAQDQIDIAQAKKKAYEQQFQQNEHMFKQGEGTRTDILEAESRYELATAEEIEARNEQDAALRELGALVGLPAVDITDLAPLDQDFQTFTLQPANYDTWHELAISNNPNLASQRQAVEVARYEVERNRAGHLPKVNAYASARQNESESGNTYNQRYDTNTIGIEINVPLYAGGGVSASTRQASRTMEQAEYELDGKTRETLIELRRQFSACLSGVNKLRAYQKALTSAEALVVSTKQSILGGERTNLDALNAEQQLFTTRRDLAQARYDYLMAWTKLHYYAGTLSEQDLARVDEAFGQVPKTQ
- a CDS encoding HlyD family type I secretion periplasmic adaptor subunit, which produces MSSASMNTENEASMEHAYITERPERDAKFFARMGWILAIVGAGSFFTWAALAPLDQGIPVQGTVVVSGKRKAVQSMSSGVVSRILVREGEIVKQGQPLFRLDQTQVAADVQSLQAQYRMAWASLARWQAERDNLKQVTFPAQLSTDPDPRLALVLEGQRQLFSSRREAFYREQSALRASIEGATAQLSGMRRARTDLNAQADSLQQQLRNLQPLADNGYIPRNRLMEYQRQLSQVQQQLAENTGESGRVEQGILESRLKLQQHGEEYQKEVRTQLADAQLKSVTLSEQLTSAGFDLQHSEIIATADGVAVNLGVHTEGAVVRQGETLLEIVPQGTRLEVEGHLPINLIDKVGTHLPVDILFTAFNQSKTPRVPGEVSLISADQMVDEKTGVPYYVLRSSVSDQAMEKLNGLVIKPGMPAEMFVRTGERSLLNYLFKPLLDRAGSALTEE